A genomic window from bacterium includes:
- the glmS gene encoding glutamine--fructose-6-phosphate transaminase (isomerizing), whose protein sequence is MCGIVGVVGTADAPNILIEGLKRLEYRGYDSAGIAILTASGQLVVKEKGKIRNLEQAIDWEQLKGSCGIAHTRWATHGAPNAVNAHPHQAGKVALVHNGIIENYAALKVQLTKKGHRFLSETDTEVLTHLIEDFYDGDLVHAVQKALGVVEGAFGIAVTHVDEPDLIVGARKGSPLVVGVGDGVNYLASDVAAIMGHTRQVIYLDDGEMVTLTPDGINTTTIKNEQVTKEIQEITWDLDAIQKGGYEHFMLKEIFEQPQTIRDSFRGRILADQGDVKLGGIQLTDWELRNIRRIIILACGTSWHAGLVGEYMLEEYAHIPTEVEYASEFRYRSPIIEPGTLCLVVSQSGETI, encoded by the coding sequence ATGTGCGGAATCGTCGGTGTCGTCGGCACGGCTGACGCCCCCAACATCCTCATCGAAGGCCTCAAGCGCCTCGAGTACCGCGGCTACGACAGCGCGGGCATCGCGATCCTCACCGCCTCGGGCCAACTCGTGGTCAAGGAGAAGGGGAAGATCCGCAACCTCGAGCAGGCCATCGACTGGGAGCAGCTCAAGGGCTCGTGCGGCATCGCCCACACCCGCTGGGCGACGCACGGGGCGCCGAACGCGGTCAACGCCCACCCGCACCAGGCGGGCAAGGTGGCCCTGGTCCACAACGGCATCATCGAGAACTACGCGGCGCTGAAGGTGCAGCTCACCAAGAAGGGCCACAGGTTCCTCTCCGAGACGGACACCGAGGTGCTCACCCACCTCATCGAGGACTTCTACGACGGCGACCTGGTGCACGCGGTGCAGAAGGCCCTCGGCGTGGTCGAAGGCGCCTTCGGCATCGCCGTCACCCACGTCGACGAGCCCGACCTGATCGTCGGCGCCCGCAAGGGCAGTCCGCTCGTGGTGGGCGTCGGCGACGGCGTGAACTACCTGGCCAGCGACGTGGCGGCCATCATGGGCCACACCCGCCAGGTCATCTACCTCGACGACGGCGAGATGGTCACCCTCACGCCCGACGGCATCAACACGACGACCATCAAGAACGAGCAGGTCACCAAGGAGATCCAGGAGATCACCTGGGATCTCGACGCGATCCAGAAGGGCGGCTACGAGCACTTCATGCTCAAGGAGATCTTCGAGCAGCCCCAGACCATCCGCGACTCGTTCCGCGGCCGCATCCTGGCCGACCAGGGCGACGTGAAGCTCGGCGGCATCCAGCTCACCGACTGGGAACTGCGCAACATCCGCCGCATCATCATCCTGGCCTGCGGCACGTCGTGGCACGCGGGCCTCGTGGGCGAGTACATGCTCGAGGAGTACGCCCACATCCCCACCGAGGTGGAGTACGCCAGCGAGTTCCGCTACCGCTCGCCGATCATCGAGCCGGGCACCCTGTGCCTGGTGGTCAGCCAGAGCGGTGAGACCATCG
- the glmM gene encoding phosphoglucosamine mutase, whose protein sequence is MPLQVSISGIRGVIGDGLDAVTVARWAAAYGAWLPAGPVVVGRDSRVTGPMVFDAVAAALASTGHDVWDIGIATTPTTEVAVQESEAVGGIIITASHNPAQWNALKFLQGNGLFLTAAQNREVRQKYEDGTGHVAWDRVGAVSVRTGADDRHLDAIGDLPWLDVDRIRAANLHAVVDAVEGAGGSIVPRLLERLGVRCTPLHCGMSGRFPHDPEPTPAHLKELADAVRTSGADLGLAVDPDVDRLALVDGAGRALSEEYTLALAMDFLLARTPGPVAVNLSTTGLIEKVADRHGCRTFRTPVGEANVVEAILAEECVLGGEGNGGVIYPAVHAGRDALVGIAMICQSLAETGRSLADLADALPPVVMVKTKVAADALPAGDDLVAALRRLGPGEIDDRDGLKWVGAGGWVHVRPSNTEPVVRIIAEAQDEAAAVEMINKVKSS, encoded by the coding sequence TTGCCATTGCAAGTCAGCATCTCCGGCATCCGGGGCGTCATCGGCGACGGCCTCGATGCCGTCACGGTCGCCCGCTGGGCCGCCGCCTACGGCGCCTGGCTGCCCGCCGGCCCGGTCGTCGTGGGGCGCGACAGCCGCGTCACCGGCCCCATGGTCTTCGACGCGGTGGCCGCGGCCCTGGCCTCCACGGGCCACGACGTCTGGGACATCGGCATCGCCACGACGCCCACCACCGAGGTGGCCGTCCAGGAGAGCGAGGCCGTCGGCGGCATCATCATCACGGCCAGCCACAACCCCGCCCAGTGGAATGCCCTGAAGTTCCTGCAGGGCAACGGGCTCTTCCTGACCGCGGCCCAGAACCGCGAGGTGCGCCAGAAGTACGAGGACGGCACCGGCCATGTGGCCTGGGACCGGGTGGGCGCGGTCAGCGTGCGCACCGGCGCCGACGACCGGCACCTCGACGCCATCGGCGACCTGCCCTGGCTGGATGTCGACCGCATCCGGGCGGCGAACCTGCACGCGGTGGTCGACGCCGTCGAGGGCGCCGGCGGCAGCATCGTGCCCCGCCTGCTCGAGCGCCTCGGCGTGCGCTGCACGCCGCTGCACTGCGGCATGTCGGGCCGTTTCCCCCACGATCCGGAACCGACGCCGGCCCACCTGAAGGAACTGGCCGACGCGGTGCGCACCTCCGGAGCCGATCTCGGCCTCGCCGTCGATCCGGACGTGGACCGGCTGGCCCTCGTCGACGGCGCCGGGCGCGCCCTCAGCGAGGAGTACACCCTGGCCCTGGCCATGGACTTCCTGCTGGCCCGGACCCCGGGACCGGTGGCGGTGAACCTGTCGACCACGGGCCTGATCGAGAAGGTCGCCGACCGCCACGGCTGCCGCACCTTCCGCACCCCGGTGGGTGAGGCCAACGTGGTCGAGGCCATCCTGGCCGAGGAGTGCGTGCTCGGCGGCGAGGGCAACGGAGGCGTCATCTATCCCGCGGTGCACGCCGGGCGCGACGCCCTGGTGGGCATCGCCATGATCTGCCAGTCCCTGGCCGAAACCGGGCGTTCCCTGGCCGATCTGGCCGACGCCCTGCCGCCGGTGGTCATGGTCAAGACTAAGGTGGCCGCCGACGCCCTGCCGGCCGGCGACGACCTGGTGGCGGCCCTGCGCCGGCTCGGTCCGGGGGAGATCGACGACCGGGACGGCCTGAAGTGGGTCGGGGCGGGGGGCTGGGTGCATGTGCGGCCCTCGAACACCGAGCCGGTGGTGCGGATCATCGCCGAGGCTCAAGACGAGGCCGCGGCGGTCGAAATGATCAACAAGGTGAAATCGTCCTAG
- a CDS encoding response regulator, whose amino-acid sequence MDRNLRILVVDDEPDILETLEFSLARRGFDVATAADGLEGLEKAKRTPPDFMILDVMLPGCNGYEVSRMLKEWMENDPQATTFPIMLLTARKVESRDREKFIATWSRADACLYKPFELDEVVATIHTLANQSAH is encoded by the coding sequence ATGGATCGCAACCTGCGGATCCTCGTCGTGGACGACGAGCCCGATATTCTCGAGACCCTCGAATTCAGCCTCGCCCGGCGGGGATTCGACGTGGCCACCGCCGCCGACGGCCTCGAGGGCCTGGAAAAGGCCAAGCGCACCCCGCCGGACTTCATGATCCTCGACGTCATGCTGCCCGGCTGCAACGGCTACGAGGTGAGCCGCATGCTGAAGGAGTGGATGGAGAACGATCCCCAGGCCACGACCTTCCCCATCATGCTGCTGACGGCCCGCAAGGTCGAATCCCGCGACCGCGAGAAGTTCATCGCCACCTGGTCGCGGGCCGACGCCTGCCTCTACAAGCCCTTCGAACTGGACGAGGTCGTGGCCACGATCCACACCCTGGCCAACCAGTCCGCCCACTGA